The DNA segment CGGGGGAGGGGGCCGAAGACCTTCTCCCAGGCCTGGGCGTAGCGCCTCAGCGTGGCCGGGCTGACCCCCAGGGCCTCCGCAGCCAGGGCGGGGAAGAGGAGTTCCTCGGGTTGTCCCATGACCTGAGGCTAGCACGCCCTGAGCGCTCATCGCTAAAGAGGGCGCTCAAGATAAGCGCCTGGCGTTTACCAGGGCGCTGAGCGGTGAGCGGGGGAGCGCTCACCCTGGGGGCAAGGCCCCCGTGCCGGCCCGTGGCGCCCGCCCGAGAAGGGGGCCGGAAACGAAGAAAGCCGGCTCAGCGGTAAACGTCCCGCCGATGGCCCACCCGGACCACCAAGACGGTGGCCTCCCGATCCCGGATGTGGCAGATCAGGCGATAGTCCCCCACCCGGTACTTCCAAAACCTGCCCAGCTCCGGCCCTCGCAAGGGCTCCCCGAGG comes from the Thermus aquaticus genome and includes:
- a CDS encoding type II toxin-antitoxin system RelE family toxin; the protein is MRGPELGRFWKYRVGDYRLICHIRDREATVLVVRVGHRRDVYR